TCAAATTACGGATGATATGAAAGAAAAGTGCTACATCTGGGGGATGAGACTGAAGGAAGATGCAAAGGGCGATACTAACGAGTTTGAGGAGATATGCACTCTGACTGGCCAAGGAGAATACATTTTGATGAGAACTCACCTTGCATCCCTCCAGGCAAACAGTGATATAGAATCTCAGGTAATTTTAGActaacattaatgtttttacACCAAAGTCAACTGCAatgtttattaatttaaaattgatttctagattgtatctgccatctgcctcatcctaaaccagaaaaaggaaaagaggtttcaggcacaaatatactgtctcccccccgatattgtggtaagtgttacttctacgaactttgggtgtattttatgcaTTGATTTGGGTGTATTTGTTAGCTTAGATTGGGTGTAAGTTGTgtattttcatgttttcattTCTTGTATTGCAATTCTTGCAGAGCATGGCACTTTCGGATCACCCAAGGGGGGAATTCATATCTCCGAAAACGAACAGAGAATTCATGGTGGAAGCCTACCCCAGTTTCATTCCCTTCatagatagaaaaaaattaagttcgcATCCATATGTAAGTTTTTGTTTCGTAAATTTGTTAGTACGCTTATTTACTTATatgccaaataaaataacagaCTGTTGAAATGTGGCAATCCTTCAGATTTTTGCTCCTGTTTGCCACTCGGGACATTGGTGGTTATGGCTAATAAATACAAGAACGCGGAAATGTCAAATACTTGACCCGCTACACAAAAAAGCTCCAAGCAAAGAGAGAAAGGACATTAATAAATTCACTGTAAGTTCCCTCTGTCTTCTTTACTTTAATAGATAGGTCTATTTTGAAATTTGAGTTGGGTGTATATTCCATATTCGATTGGGTGTATCTTGTCCATTGATTCGGGTGTATTACTGACTTGTTTTGGTATTTAAGGGATATGTATTTTCAAGATTGATAGCATATGCCGGCGGGAAACCTCTCGAGAAAGgcgagaaggagaaggaaattAAAGCACCATATGTTAAAATTTCAGGCCAAAAAACAAGGTATAGATTTGTGACTCTGAACCTTAAACTTTCCTAAAtgagatttgtaatttattttcttcgttTTCAGCTATGACTGCGCTATTTACGTAATGAAGTGGCTTGAGTTAATAGAGCCGGAAAACATTAAAAAGGGGAAGTATGAATGGGATAATTGGACACAGGTAACTGTCTTTAGAACTATATAACTCTGTATTACTTTACTGAATTAATATTTCTGTTTAAACATAACATACTTTTTAATTGTAGGAGGAGGTGGACCACTATAGAGTGGAGTATGCTTCCCGAATACTATTCAGTGAGATGAATAAACAGAGAGATCGGGCAATTAGAGAGAGTAGTGCTATAAGGCTGTCGAAGCCATCCTCTGTATTATTGAGTCCGTTTTGTCAGATTAATTCTGAGGATATAGAAACTGGGTAGTTTGTAAATTGAACAAATGATGTAAATATTTGCCATTTATCAAAAACTTCTATtccatatatattttttccCATAGTTAAACTATCTGTGCTGGTAAATTGTCTGTGATGTATTGAAAAACTGTATTACAGGTGGTAAAACATAAAGCAAAAAATCAAGGCATACGCATATTATAAACTGTTACACCCAACGCAAGTCTAATAATACACCCAAGGTTGAATAAAAGATACACCCAATTGTCTGTGCAGTATTCAAAATGAATGAATTACAAGtactaaaatatgaaaaaaaacatCAACTGAAATATATCGCCCATAACCTGTGAATTTTTACAGCTTTTGTTCTATATGTATCTATATATGTGTCTATATGTAAATTGTctattaacaaaaatacacccaaaagtaACAGGGATTTTACACTCATACTCTCTATaactatacacccaaagagTTATCCCCTGCTGCTGGTACCCTGAACTGATAATTTATAACTTGTCCCTGATATTGGCTGCAACTTGAATGCGccgctgatgcagcatcaaacaggtttatctgaatataacactcacgcattagctaaactattaactagaaaaataaactcaatcgccacaaatttaaagaacattacatttacctcgcttaaaactttcgtcttcttcttctttgtgtcatttgcaatctgtttctccagctttgaacctagcctgttttttggacgtcctcttgttcgaatccttggcgggctttgaagctcgttaacggattccaagttggcgtcTTCGTGGGATAAAGAAGATGTCCCCTTCCTTTTGGCTTTTAGTGCTTCCATCTCGGCCATGACGTTATCGTACGCACGGTGCAGAATTGCAGTCAGCTCCTCCGATTCGGAGGCAAATTCGCAAATATTTTGCGAACGAAAAACCAGTTGGTCGaacctcttgcttcttggctccattagtggctcgtcgtggctgctcttgatgtgtgtgtgtcacctctttaccttcttgctccatcgttcCAGTATGTATCTAGGGGAAACTTGGCTTACTTGTTCGAAGCTTAACACGCTTAGTGCGTGACGGCACAGTATCCCTCTCgactcgaataataagcattggCATTTTACCTCGGCTGCAACTGAGTCGTAGGTAACCGCGAACTTGTCGAATATTGAGCTGGAAACTTGTTCTCCGACTTCGTATACTGAATAGCCTAGAGCGGAATTCTTTAATCTGGTGATGCAATTCGCCTTTCCTCTGAATTGGGCTTGGACTTCCCTAAACTTTGCGTGGGTGTACGCatcttgaaactgagcttcgatggaggatttggttgcacatggtatgaccgtatgaaaatctgcagcatctgattctctctctgcttgctcCCTGCTTCCGAGGCAATTATCGTACTGTTTGACAAACTGAATGAGCGAGCTGTTCCGGGTGATgtacttgttaaaaaatgaatgcatgctctcgctcctttgtgtgcttctcatccctgcccAGAAGTGGTGGTCCAGATAGATAGGAACCCATATGTGACGGTCTTCGTacagatctgcataatacacccaaacacacaCAGTAAAATACACCCGAGCGATCGTACAATTTATACCTCTGCTGCagaatttaaaaacacattaccTGAGAGCCACTTGTTGTTTACAAGACCAAAATTCACCAGAAAATCGTTCCAATTCCTATCGAATGAGTCTTTGCTgtgagagttccaaacaacatggCTCATTTGTTGTTCGATATCGGCGTGTCCCTTGTAcccgtttaatttgcttggaatcttcttcatgatgtgccaaatacaccagcggtgaactgttgttggcatacaggcctctaaagcccttttcattgatgcgcactgatcggtgagaaaccctttcagagcgtttcctcccatgcaacgaagccagcattgaaataaccatttgaatgattcaatttcttcgttcttcatcaaagagcatccgagaagtgttgactgaccgtggtgattcaccccgacaaaagaaccacaGATCAAATTATACCTGAAACGAATTACCATGGTCCAGAATGCAAAATCATTAGGTACACCCCAACAAATGCTTAGAATACACCCAATGACACAGCCAATATACACCTCTGCTGCGGATtcgtaaaaataaattaatttagcatcataaaAAAAGACAGTTtgttacctgtttgtattgtaggtggtgtCGAATGAAATGACGTCTCCGAAATACTCACAGGCGGCTCTGCTTCTTGCGTCGGCCCAAAAGGCCAGCTTAATCAATTGATCCTCCTCGAGTTCgagctcaaaaaagaaattcggattcttctctttcatcctTAACAAATATTTCCcgaattcctttgcatcttcttgttcggaaacattccgcacttccctgctaatgtaattcctcacgtccttttcgatgaaatttaactcgcggtgacccccggcagccacaacaaatgattggtaggttttgcttggtctgataccggcctcgtcgttattctctatcgtacgacgaatggacatgcttagttccctgtgctgtttgagcatctctgctttgcttggacagcaggggtgtgaatgatccaacacaacctttgaaatgatccaagcaccgacatccttcaatgtgtgtatataaattcttgcaggacagtttaaaccggctgtcggattggtcttctcggttggagatattttagatttccattttccctctctgctacatgtaatcagttgattcttaatctcgtttCCCTTCCTATTTGTGCACTGAACTCTTGTAGAGAAACCTGCAGCCTTGGCGTAGTTCCTGTAAAATTTTCCGGCATCTTCAAGGGTCGTAAAGGTCATTCCGACCTTCGGAACAAGCTCGTCATCAACAACAGAGAGAGGCTGCACAATAAACCGTGTCAGAACTGtgaatacacccatagatatgatacaaatacacccaatcatgtctAATATGATACACCCGAACCGAAACAACTCAACTACAGAATGACCTTTAAAGCCATAAACTGTCAATACACAGactgcagaatacaccatgtcaaaaactaaaaacacacccaatcatgactgatataatacacctgaacaacaacaactcaattaaaaataacaaaaaaccagtaaagtgtatatacacccacacttatagctaaaatacacccaaagatgaAATTGATCTACACCCGAGCGTCTGCTATAAATTCTAGGTAATTAAACAATGTTCAGCAATTTTTAAACTACACAATGCTATACAAATTACtgtaaatcaaacctcaggaacttcactagattcaaattcataatccacATCGCCTGGATTCAGCGCAGAATCTGAGCTTGAAggatccattatcttcaaaacgagttcgaactttgatttcagaaaacaacaaatcaagAGAGAAAACGAAGCTCGAGTtgcagagagagaaaaagagaacgtaaacgaagaacataccagtgagaaaagaagaggaaaagatcGATGGAGAAGAATGAGGGAAGACGcgcgagaagaagaacaaccaaatctcaaaataacgaaaacgaagaaggaaacaaatattttaaatttggaagTTAGATATACGCGGCATATTATATAGCGCGTGTAATCAACGTAGCTGGAGGAGCgagtattttaaatttattatttaataaactTGTAAAGCATACAAGCCCTAATGGCTTGTATGCAGAGCTTTTCCGGAATTTTTAATAGTTGAGTTTTCTGAGCTAAAATATAGTagattttagtattttattattataaagtAATATTTTTGTCTCAACTCTCAAATAAATATTTGAGACAAAAGTGATATTTTaacttatattttataatagaagctatttttaaatcttttttccTTAATTTCACACACAATCAATGAACCAAACAAATCCTTACTATTAAATCTTATACTACATGAATAATAATACTTTTAGTATCTAATTCTTTTCTCACACCACCTACATTGTCAAATGGACAAGAATTACTTTCTACCCTGTCAACAATTTGATCTTTTAGGTACTTAAATCTTTGTAAACTGTTATAGATCTCAAATATAAAGAGAACAAAGCAAACAAGCAACAACAAAATAGTGTAGGCACAAGAAACCTTTGCCTTTGAAGAACTTGCCTATTTACATACACATATCCTCTTCACAGTTCTTATCTATGTTCTAACACCCATACTCTATAATAAATGAAGATTTTGACATCCTGAGCATTCTTGAGCATTGATTTGAAAGTTGAAAATTAGAGAAAAGAgacgaaagaaaaaaaataccaGCAATGATGTGATGATTACCTGTATAATAAAATAGCTAGAAACCATATATTTAGAAGCTAAACTGCCAAACatatcaataataaaataatattagatcATACCATGTGTCAAAACATTATTGGATTAGAATTAATTAACTACTAGAGTTTCAATcgtttaaaatataaaagattcAATGGAAGGTGTACACAGCCGGCTGCAGCTACTCAGAGTAgtttgtttttttataaaaagcATCACTGAAACAGAAAACACTGCTAGGAATCTTTAGAATCCAAGAAACCATGAGTGTTCTCCTTGCTACTCTCCTCTTACTAATCCcagttcttcttcttttgatcAGAAGAAGAAAGCCATCCAAAAGGGTCCCACCTGGTTCACTTGGAATACCAATCATTGGTCAAAGCCTTGGCCTTCTTAGAGCAATGCGTTCAAACAATGCAGAGAAATGGATTGAACAGAGGATCAGAAAGTATGGTCCTGTTTCTAAGCTAAACTTGTTTGGAACACCAACTGTTTTGATTTATGGACAGGCTGCAAACAAGTTCATATTCGCTAACAATGGAGGCACAATTGATAACCAGCAAACACAGTCCGTTAAGATGATCATGGGAGATCGAAACATACTTGAACTTAATGGCGAAGATCATAAGCGAGTCAGAAGCGCGCTCATGTCTTTCCTCAAGCCAGAATCCTTGAAGCTGTATGTGGGGAAGATTGATGGAGAAGTTAGGAGGCACCTTGAGATGCATTGGAAGGGAAAACAGAATGTTAAGGTATGTGATGTGACTATGAAAAGCTAAACAGAATAGTGTCTAAGAAAAAACAAGTTGTACAATCATGCAACCTAAGTATTCTAATCATGTCATGTAGAGAGGGAAAAGAAGAGACATTCAAATCCTAACAAAAAGCAAGTTTACAGTGTTCCTTCTTCTCTAGCAATTGTAGTAGGCAAATCAATGTTGGAAGAAAATATTGTCTAACcttctgttttttatttattttggtaggTGTTACCTCTGATGAAGACACTCACATTCAACATAATTTGCTCTCTTTTGTTTGGTCTTGAGCCTGGAAAGCAGAGAGATCAGTTCCTAGTTTCTTTCCATACAATTATCAAAGGAATGTGGTCAATTCCTATTAACTTGCCATTCACACGCTACAATCGCAGCCTCAGAGCAAGTGCAAGGATCCAGAAGATGTTGAAGCAGATTGTGGACAGAAAAAGGGTTGAACTTGAGCGAAATGAAGCCTCTACTCACCAAGACTTGATCACTTGCTTAATTGGCATACAAAGTGCTGGTGATGAACAGGTTATCACTGAGAAGGAGATCATTCATAATAGCATGCTTGTCATGGTTGCTGGATATGACACTTCATCTGTTCTAATCACTTTCCTTATCAGACTCTTAGCTAATGAACCTGCAATTTTTGCAGCAGTTCTTCAAGGTATGAATATGATTAATAGATAATTCTGTGTGTAACATAAAAGGGGGGCATATTTCTGCTGAAATAGTCTTTGAAAGATTGCTTCACTGACAAAATAATCAATGGAGGATTGAATATTCATCCGATAATATCCAAAAGGTTAGCTTCCTTTGACATATTCACTCAATCCTAGATTTCAGTTGACAGAATTGCTTACATTGTTGTGAATAACCAGATGGCATGTAAGCATTTCTGCCAACCAAAAGTAGTTGACGTATGATTGAGTGATTTTGTCAAATAGAGCTAATCTTTTGGGTATATCAGATGAATGTTCATTTTTTAACAGGTTATTTCGCCGGCAAAGTTCTCTTTCAGAGGATATTTTGGTACTTCACTCAAACTAGTATAAGACATGTATGTATTTGGGTATGTGCTTGCAGAACAAGAAGAGATAGCAAAAAGCAAGCAATCAGGAGAGCCTCTAACTTGGGAAGACCTTGCAAAGATGAAGTACACATGGAGAGTAGCATTGGAAACTCTTAGGATGTTTCCTCCCATCTTTGGTGGCTTCAGAAAGGCAGTGACAGATATTGAATATGATGGATACATTATTCCCAAAGGGTGGCAGGTAAGATAAATAATCACCACTCAGACATAAACTTTCTAACACAAATGTGCAATTTCAAAGTTCCCTTAATAAAGATTTAGATTTACCATTGAGAGAAACTGCATCCAACTAATCTTAAGGGTGACAGTTATCAATGAACTTCGTTATATTATTAGTTATTCAATCATGTCAGTGACTAAAAATCTTTCTATAACTTTTCATGTTTATAGATCTTCTGGGTTACAGCAATGACTCAAATGGACAATAGCATATTTCCAGAACCAACAAAGTTTGATCCAAGTAGATTTGAAGACCAATTGTCTATTCCTCCATACTGCTTCATTGCATTTGGTGGGGGATCAAGAATATGTCCAGGATATGAGTTGGCCAGGATTGAAACTCTTGTTTCAATCCATTATCTTGTGACAAGCTTCAGTTGGAAACTATGTGCAGACGATAACTTCAGTAGAGATCCAATGCCAGTTCCAACTCAAGGGCTTCCAATTGAGATTTGGCCAAGGAAAAATCTTCCTTAAAAACTAAACCTTCATGTCAAGAACTGTAGTACCATAAATAAGCCATTGTTGGCAGGTTACCACATAAATTAATCTCAAGCTGGCTTTTTCATATGATTTTGtacttttttcaattaaatgcTGAGGTGAAGAGTAAGAGGATGTAGGGTCGGTTTACAATTAATGATCCTTTCTGATATTCCCTATTAAACTTGGCAAAcaaccatatataataataataatacttaaTTGGTTAGAATTGATCAACGAGTAGTTCATAATAAACCAATTTTTTCACTCAATCATTTGAATGATTAATTATGCATTTTTAAGAAGAATTTTTTTTCCACTTTTATGATGTGGTTAAGTTAAAAGTACATTTTTAAGAgaataaaatgaaatttaacCATATTTTGCGTTTGTTTAAATGGGAAGAAATGGATAAACGGGAAAAGAACCAATGTCAACTAGACATCTAAGTTATGTGCCATTTTTCACAGCTCACAATCCAACCATTTCCAACTAGACAACTAAAAATGTAGCTAAATCAATCATGGAGTGGGGAAAATGTTGCAAGACTTGGGATAGGTTTTGTATCTGATATAgacatttaaataaattttgcaTGATACAAAGGCAATCTTGTATATATTTACATGTTCAAATTTAGCTACAAACTATAAAGATAATCATAATCCATGATACATGAACTTTCTGATACAAGAACATCTACAATGTTGAACTGTTGATAACTTCTTATTTCAACATATGTTTACAACCAATATCAATAATTCATCTGGTATGTCCTAAATGATCCAAATCTAAGAGGCAAAAAAATCTGGTGAAAGAATCATCCCATGGAGTGGAGATGATGAGTGATGACTCCTAGCAGTTTTCAGGTCTGTAGTACTTTGTGGGAAGAGATGGGCACCTTTCATTCATATGAGGATACGGTTCCATGCTGTTGTATCCCGGAAGTTCCATTCGGTACTTTCCTTTGATCTGACAATATGGAAGCTTCACAGTGTCTCCATCATTGCACCAATTCGGCAATCGACTAGAGTTGTTCTCGAAGAAATTCAGAATGTATGCATCTTTTATCTGCAttaattgcataaaaaaaaaagtaagtcCATGTGTACTTGGTCAAGAAACTACTACAAAGAAGTTTTTCTAACTTCATAGACAAACTCACTGTAAACTCTGTCACTTGAACAGAACTAGCAATTGGGTTGAACAATCCAGCCGCTTTGTACATTTCAAGTATAAAAGCAATGCAAGAAGTTGACTTCCCATCACTGTAGACCCAGTCATCCTGCTCCGGAATTGTCAGCAATTGTTCAAAAGATGATCCACGCTTTTCAACTTCGACCAAAACTTGTGAAAGATCAAGTCCCTGTAAGTACACCAAAATATTACATAGTTGAGTTTTTCATATTAGGTGCCTAACAATATCTTGAATATACTGATACATACGAATCCAAAATGACCATTGTGTACTAATATATACAATAGATCACATCACAAGCATCTTCTGCTAAAACAGGCATACCTTAGTGCCTAGTCGTTTGTTCAAAGCTTCATTCCACATATTTGCAGCATATGCAGGTTGTAGTTGACTCCAAATTGTCATAACACAAGCAACCTGCAGAGGAACAAAGTACAAAAAACTCATTCATGAGAATCGTACGATTTGTAGCATGTAGCTAAAACAAATATGAGACATAGTTTACATATTTTGTAAATTTATCCTtcactttttgtttgtttttggaATTAAGCAAAGACCTTTTTAGGTAGCAGACAAGCAATTACAATAAGACACATATGAGCTGATGATACAGTacttgaagaaaaaaaattatattatctgTATAATTTGTGTCAAAGCTCATGCCAATTTCTGCAAAAATCAATGTTATGTATGATGATTCTCTGTCTGTCGGAAAAGATAAGGCTTCAAATTTAGGGGGAAACAACTCAAGGTTGCATGCAATCTAACACAATTTAATAAGAATTGATGATTTCATTAATACCACATTAGCATCTATAGGAGGTGGATAGTTTCCGGTTAAAGTGTCTATCCAACTGAAGATCATGTTGTGGTAACCATATGGCTTTCCTTCCATGCTTCTTGCATACTCCCAGGCAGCAGTCTCATTAAATTTGGCACGAACATCAGGATGCAAAGGAAGAAGTGCAATATGGGGATTGGAGTCATCTTCATTCAGCTCAAATTCCCACCACTCATCCCATGGAATCAAAGCAATTATATCTTCTCCCTGCGATTGAGAATGTAGGCTTAACTACTCTGTTGAAGACATGGTTAATGGAAA
The Arachis stenosperma cultivar V10309 chromosome 7, arast.V10309.gnm1.PFL2, whole genome shotgun sequence genome window above contains:
- the LOC130941457 gene encoding taxadiene 5-alpha hydroxylase-like — its product is MSVLLATLLLLIPVLLLLIRRRKPSKRVPPGSLGIPIIGQSLGLLRAMRSNNAEKWIEQRIRKYGPVSKLNLFGTPTVLIYGQAANKFIFANNGGTIDNQQTQSVKMIMGDRNILELNGEDHKRVRSALMSFLKPESLKLYVGKIDGEVRRHLEMHWKGKQNVKVLPLMKTLTFNIICSLLFGLEPGKQRDQFLVSFHTIIKGMWSIPINLPFTRYNRSLRASARIQKMLKQIVDRKRVELERNEASTHQDLITCLIGIQSAGDEQVITEKEIIHNSMLVMVAGYDTSSVLITFLIRLLANEPAIFAAVLQEQEEIAKSKQSGEPLTWEDLAKMKYTWRVALETLRMFPPIFGGFRKAVTDIEYDGYIIPKGWQIFWVTAMTQMDNSIFPEPTKFDPSRFEDQLSIPPYCFIAFGGGSRICPGYELARIETLVSIHYLVTSFSWKLCADDNFSRDPMPVPTQGLPIEIWPRKNLP